A section of the Arcobacter sp. F155 genome encodes:
- a CDS encoding HD domain-containing protein yields the protein MTELNIQVEELITKGAEDFEISKVFRTYFKSYVNSIDEVLETTGGKDFFVKHTKHTDKFIILLYKYILRKHFGDYQPMSTSIPISLIALGSYGREQLCIYSDVDLMILYEDIKGYNLKAIMEELVTLAWDCGLKLGSRVHEIKEIELSVQEDITIKSSILESRMIYGSKHLWFSYQNVLKKIRNTYQKDFVLEKLDEHKKRLLKYPLKMEPNIKDGYGGMRESNMIFWTATIAYGVSDIKQLMGKEFSEEEYKRYRSSLEYIFRVRNYLHSISKKKLDVVNFDILPELSSKMGFKNRPRLTKERQCMSKLIECLHNVHFFSTIMVKKFTRKVLFDAKNISRLKEYRIKKNLYVYENKLYTSFNAKPKTLNNLLKELISLPRDVKHFDRSYVEYASKTKLPNKQTKELKKTIKQLLYKQNLYPIIKLLYNARLFQSVLPVTKKIVHQPQFDGYHQHPVDIHSIKTLKKLTNIKDDYVKDIFNSFDAKEKTLVRLACLFHDVGKGRITDHHIAGEKLFKNMMTSFDLDKNHIQLGALLVRHHNMMSKVASSEDIYSEKVILSFTALLQTKLALKMLYVVTYADISAVGESVYKSSTASLLKQLYLQALPAFNNTSLLSENARRNAKQERIKKLEKYKNLSNIMKKKITYISSNQMFLKCKSNEIIDIAVRAYDVKDFTYKVINEDQLSIKIIRAIPLNLGFLLGKLEFLNISTMNIFKLFDEKKFFEINFSERVDDEDIPFIEQMIENSFDMSKKTRLLTPKIEEKGIHINCNHTTYLASMQVTAKDQKGLFAYIANIFDEFGIEIETAKLSSIKGMAKDLFLIEKNGNFCGQQDDIIKELCHHSKES from the coding sequence TTTATAATTCTTCTATACAAATATATCCTACGAAAACATTTTGGTGATTATCAACCAATGAGTACTTCTATTCCTATCTCTCTTATAGCCTTAGGAAGTTATGGACGAGAACAACTATGTATCTACTCTGATGTTGATTTAATGATTCTTTATGAAGATATAAAAGGCTATAACCTAAAAGCTATTATGGAAGAGCTTGTAACTTTAGCATGGGATTGTGGACTTAAACTTGGTTCTAGAGTTCATGAAATAAAAGAGATTGAACTATCAGTTCAAGAAGATATTACTATTAAATCTTCAATCTTAGAATCAAGAATGATTTATGGTTCTAAGCACCTTTGGTTTTCATATCAAAATGTTTTAAAGAAAATAAGAAATACCTACCAAAAAGATTTTGTATTAGAAAAACTAGATGAACATAAAAAAAGACTTTTAAAATATCCACTAAAAATGGAGCCAAATATCAAAGATGGTTACGGTGGAATGAGAGAATCAAATATGATTTTCTGGACTGCTACTATTGCTTATGGGGTTAGTGATATAAAACAACTAATGGGAAAAGAGTTCTCAGAAGAAGAGTACAAAAGATATAGAAGCTCTTTAGAGTACATTTTTAGAGTTAGAAACTACCTTCATAGTATTTCAAAAAAGAAACTTGATGTTGTAAACTTTGATATTCTACCTGAGTTAAGTTCTAAGATGGGATTTAAAAATAGACCTAGACTTACAAAAGAGAGACAATGTATGTCAAAACTTATTGAGTGTTTGCATAATGTTCACTTCTTTTCAACTATCATGGTTAAAAAGTTCACTAGAAAAGTTCTTTTTGATGCAAAAAATATTTCAAGACTTAAAGAGTATAGAATTAAGAAAAACCTTTATGTTTATGAAAATAAACTTTATACTTCATTTAATGCTAAACCTAAAACACTAAACAATCTATTAAAAGAGCTAATCTCACTTCCAAGGGATGTAAAGCATTTTGATAGGTCATATGTTGAGTATGCTAGTAAAACTAAGCTACCCAATAAACAAACTAAAGAGTTGAAAAAAACAATTAAACAACTTCTGTATAAACAAAACCTTTATCCAATTATTAAGCTTTTATATAATGCAAGATTGTTCCAATCTGTTTTACCTGTAACTAAAAAAATAGTTCACCAACCACAATTTGATGGCTACCATCAACATCCAGTTGATATTCACTCAATAAAAACTCTAAAAAAACTGACAAATATAAAAGATGATTATGTAAAAGATATCTTTAATAGTTTTGATGCAAAAGAAAAAACACTAGTAAGACTTGCTTGTTTATTCCATGATGTAGGAAAAGGAAGAATTACAGACCATCATATTGCAGGGGAAAAACTGTTTAAAAATATGATGACATCTTTTGATTTAGATAAAAATCATATTCAATTAGGAGCTCTTCTAGTAAGACATCATAATATGATGAGTAAAGTTGCTTCAAGTGAAGATATTTATTCAGAAAAAGTTATTCTGTCTTTTACTGCTTTATTACAAACTAAATTAGCTCTAAAAATGCTTTATGTAGTAACTTATGCAGATATTTCAGCAGTTGGAGAATCTGTGTATAAAAGCTCTACTGCTTCACTTTTAAAACAGTTATATTTACAAGCATTGCCTGCTTTTAATAACACTTCTTTATTAAGTGAAAATGCAAGAAGAAATGCAAAACAAGAAAGAATCAAAAAGCTAGAAAAGTATAAAAACTTATCAAATATCATGAAGAAAAAGATTACTTATATCTCTTCAAATCAAATGTTCTTAAAATGTAAATCAAATGAAATAATCGATATTGCAGTTAGGGCTTATGATGTAAAAGATTTTACATATAAAGTTATAAATGAAGATCAACTATCTATTAAAATTATTAGAGCTATTCCTTTAAATCTTGGTTTCTTACTTGGTAAGTTAGAGTTTTTAAATATCTCTACAATGAATATCTTTAAACTTTTTGATGAAAAGAAATTCTTTGAAATAAACTTTTCAGAAAGAGTTGATGATGAGGATATTCCATTCATAGAACAAATGATTGAAAACTCTTTTGATATGAGTAAAAAAACAAGGCTCTTAACTCCAAAGATTGAAGAAAAAGGTATTCACATAAACTGTAATCACACTACCTATTTAGCTTCAATGCAAGTTACAGCAAAAGATCAAAAGGGTCTTTTTGCTTATATTGCAAATATTTTTGATGAGTTTGGTATAGAGATTGAAACTGCAAAACTTAGCTCAATCAAAGGAATGGCAAAGGATTTATTCCTAATTGAAAAAAATGGAAATTTTTGTGGTCAGCAAGATGATATTATAAAAGAGTTATGCCATCATAGTAAAGAGAGTTAA
- a CDS encoding acyl-[ACP]--phospholipid O-acyltransferase: MFLNFCNITKNKGIKIANLRVVKLAFLLVVFCNVAVDISHKILLQNIAFKVFDGSEQVVWISIINLLIIVPFLLLFSLSGFLSDKYHKKDVLIYGALSSFSLSVLMLIAYFIGSFYLAMATLFLLAIQSTIYSPAKFGIIIDIYGKSELSKGNSSLQAVSIIAILVSMATFSFIFESFFQFNNLEVLNTKEELLKALLPLSLYILPIAILEMLVSFVVLKNIKTKVKRNKDLKLDLQAMFLGKLFKNNVQDIFSRKIIFLCVLGLGLFWGISQGMIATFPSYAKMYLGIDDVFVINGVIAASGIGIALGSFFYSRYSKHYIEVGTIPFAALGMSIMIFISTIVESASFLAFSFLIFGFFGGLFVVPLNALIQFNAPKKKLGTILAGNNWFHSLFMFFILVLTTTVSLYNLDPLNTIYLILFLMCLGSLFVVVSLPQSMIIFFLKWLVGLKYKLEIQGVKYIPSSSGALLLGNHVSWLDWAVIYLATPREIKFVMDKTIYSKWYLNWLMKLFKIIPISTKGSKKTIEIVAKELDEGNIIVLFPEGSITRNGHLGEFKKGFEKILERTNSDVPVIAFYIRGLWQSMFSRANNKYKKSYRTNTITVSFSKPIKKYKANTINIKNEIKALSTKSWQSHTKELGLVSETIFDRLKQMKRNIVFADSTGVELSGYKFLTASILFKNLLKYRIKKKNIGILLPSTAAGAFINNSVLMLGKTVVNLNFTASMASLKLSVKNADIKTIITSKKFVDKLQEKGIQINEVLSICDVVYLEDLKELISKAIGLTTFISVIALPSFILKAMHIKKVPRKSTALIMFSSGSEGVPKGIELSHKNVLGNCQQIASILNVDDKDVIVGSLPLFHAFGTVVTNFLPLIEGIKCVAHPDPTDGYEIGKLVSKHKATVMLGTSTFFRLYTKNKKLKKEMFESLRLVVAGAEKLSSKVRQEFYEKFDKEILEGYGTTETTPVACCNLPNIKTPEGLQVGNKIGSVGMPIPGTKIKIVDPDSFAELKVGEAGMVLISGVQVMKGYLKDKKKTKEVIVKLEGRKYYLTGDKGYLDKDGFLFLIDRYSRFAKLGGEMISLGAVEQNIEKLITSDEIEFVATSKEDEKKGEKIILLLSNIKEDELEKLKKDVKEKFDNNLMIPSLYKIVDEVPKLGSGKLDFKRAKKMVEDL; this comes from the coding sequence TTGTTTCTTAATTTTTGTAATATCACAAAAAATAAAGGAATAAAAATAGCTAATTTAAGAGTTGTTAAACTAGCTTTTTTGCTAGTGGTTTTTTGTAATGTAGCAGTTGATATTTCCCACAAAATACTTTTACAAAATATTGCATTTAAAGTATTTGATGGAAGTGAACAAGTTGTTTGGATATCTATTATAAATCTTCTTATAATAGTTCCTTTTTTACTTCTGTTTTCTCTTAGTGGTTTTTTAAGTGATAAATATCATAAAAAAGATGTTCTGATTTATGGAGCTTTATCCTCTTTTTCTTTATCTGTTTTAATGTTAATCGCTTATTTTATTGGCTCATTTTATCTAGCAATGGCAACTTTGTTTTTACTTGCTATTCAAAGTACTATTTATTCTCCTGCAAAATTTGGAATTATAATTGATATCTATGGAAAAAGTGAGCTATCAAAAGGAAACTCTAGTTTACAAGCAGTTTCTATAATTGCTATATTAGTATCAATGGCAACTTTTTCTTTTATCTTTGAAAGCTTTTTTCAGTTTAATAATTTAGAGGTTTTAAATACAAAAGAAGAATTACTAAAAGCCTTACTGCCATTATCTTTATATATCTTGCCTATAGCTATTTTAGAGATGCTTGTCTCTTTTGTTGTATTAAAAAATATAAAAACAAAAGTAAAAAGAAACAAAGACTTAAAACTTGATTTACAAGCTATGTTTTTAGGAAAATTATTTAAAAACAATGTTCAAGATATTTTTAGTAGAAAAATCATTTTCTTATGTGTTTTAGGACTTGGATTGTTTTGGGGAATTTCCCAAGGGATGATTGCAACTTTTCCTTCTTATGCAAAGATGTATTTAGGTATAGATGATGTGTTTGTTATAAATGGTGTAATAGCAGCTTCAGGAATAGGTATTGCTTTAGGAAGTTTCTTTTACTCAAGATATTCAAAACACTATATTGAAGTTGGTACTATACCTTTTGCAGCTCTTGGTATGAGTATTATGATTTTTATTTCAACTATAGTTGAAAGTGCATCTTTTTTAGCATTTAGCTTTTTGATTTTTGGTTTCTTTGGAGGACTGTTTGTTGTACCTTTAAATGCACTAATTCAGTTTAATGCACCAAAGAAAAAACTAGGTACTATCTTAGCTGGGAATAATTGGTTTCATTCTTTATTTATGTTTTTTATTTTAGTCCTTACAACAACAGTCTCTTTATATAATCTTGACCCTCTTAATACAATTTATCTAATACTATTTTTGATGTGTCTTGGAAGTTTATTTGTAGTTGTATCTTTACCCCAATCTATGATTATCTTCTTTTTAAAATGGCTTGTTGGCTTAAAGTATAAGCTTGAAATACAAGGAGTAAAATATATACCTTCTTCAAGTGGAGCTTTACTTTTAGGGAATCATGTCTCTTGGTTAGATTGGGCAGTTATATATCTAGCAACTCCAAGAGAAATAAAGTTTGTCATGGATAAAACTATTTATTCAAAGTGGTATTTAAATTGGTTAATGAAACTGTTTAAAATCATTCCTATTAGTACTAAAGGGAGTAAAAAGACAATAGAGATTGTAGCAAAAGAGTTAGATGAAGGAAATATTATAGTTTTATTTCCAGAAGGAAGTATAACTAGAAACGGTCATTTAGGAGAGTTTAAAAAAGGCTTTGAAAAGATTTTAGAAAGAACAAACTCTGATGTACCCGTTATTGCTTTTTATATTAGAGGTTTATGGCAAAGTATGTTTAGTAGAGCTAATAATAAATATAAAAAGTCATATAGAACAAATACAATCACTGTGTCTTTTTCAAAGCCAATAAAAAAGTATAAAGCAAATACTATAAATATAAAAAATGAAATCAAAGCATTATCTACTAAGTCTTGGCAGAGTCATACTAAAGAGTTAGGTTTAGTAAGTGAGACTATTTTTGATAGATTAAAACAGATGAAAAGAAATATTGTATTTGCTGATTCAACAGGAGTTGAACTTTCTGGATATAAATTTTTAACAGCTTCTATTCTTTTTAAAAATCTTTTGAAATATAGAATAAAAAAGAAAAATATTGGAATACTACTTCCTTCAACAGCGGCTGGGGCTTTTATAAATAACTCTGTTTTAATGTTAGGAAAGACTGTTGTAAATCTGAACTTTACAGCTTCAATGGCTTCTTTAAAATTATCAGTTAAAAATGCAGATATAAAAACAATAATCACTTCAAAAAAGTTTGTAGATAAACTGCAAGAAAAAGGTATTCAAATAAACGAGGTCTTAAGTATTTGTGATGTGGTTTATTTGGAAGACTTAAAAGAGCTTATTAGCAAAGCAATTGGATTAACGACATTTATTAGTGTAATAGCCTTACCAAGCTTTATTTTAAAAGCAATGCATATAAAAAAGGTTCCTAGAAAATCAACTGCTTTAATTATGTTTAGTAGTGGAAGTGAAGGAGTTCCTAAAGGAATAGAGTTAAGTCATAAAAATGTTTTAGGAAATTGCCAACAAATAGCTTCTATATTAAATGTAGATGATAAAGATGTTATTGTTGGTTCACTTCCTCTGTTTCATGCTTTTGGAACAGTTGTGACTAACTTCTTACCTTTAATTGAAGGTATAAAATGTGTAGCTCACCCAGATCCAACAGATGGATATGAAATAGGAAAACTTGTTTCAAAACATAAAGCAACAGTTATGCTTGGAACATCAACATTTTTTAGACTATATACAAAAAACAAAAAGCTAAAAAAAGAGATGTTTGAATCTTTAAGACTTGTAGTTGCAGGAGCAGAAAAACTCTCTTCTAAAGTTAGACAAGAGTTTTATGAGAAGTTTGATAAAGAGATTTTAGAAGGTTATGGAACAACTGAAACCACACCTGTTGCTTGTTGCAACTTACCTAATATAAAAACTCCTGAAGGTCTTCAAGTAGGAAATAAAATTGGCAGTGTAGGAATGCCAATTCCTGGAACAAAAATCAAAATAGTAGACCCAGATAGTTTTGCTGAGTTAAAAGTAGGTGAAGCTGGTATGGTTTTGATTTCTGGGGTTCAAGTTATGAAAGGTTATTTAAAAGATAAGAAAAAAACTAAAGAGGTAATAGTTAAACTTGAGGGAAGAAAGTACTATCTTACAGGAGATAAAGGCTATTTAGATAAAGATGGTTTCTTGTTTTTAATTGATAGATACTCAAGGTTTGCAAAGCTTGGTGGAGAGATGATTAGTCTTGGAGCCGTAGAGCAAAATATAGAAAAGTTAATTACAAGCGATGAAATAGAGTTTGTAGCTACTTCAAAAGAGGATGAGAAAAAGGGTGAAAAGATTATTCTTTTACTTTCAAATATCAAAGAAGATGAACTAGAAAAACTAAAAAAAGATGTGAAAGAGAAGTTTGATAATAATCTTATGATTCCTAGCCTTTATAAAATAGTAGATGAGGTTCCAAAACTTGGAAGTGGGAAATTAGATTTTAAAAGGGCTAAAAAAATGGTTGAAGATTTATAG